The Helianthus annuus cultivar XRQ/B chromosome 15, HanXRQr2.0-SUNRISE, whole genome shotgun sequence genomic sequence cgggcgtggggcgggctagtgATCCTATGTGACGGGCTCCTATTCGctttttttaataaactgccaagccacgccccaacccaagccccgccataccccacggacacgtcactcaccggtgggggggctcgaactccacgtgtcaactcatgcccccaacccaagccccaccataccccacggtcttaatACCCTTACACAAACTCACGACCTATTTAATCTTGGTCATTTATTTTAAATCTAAtgaatatttattttaaatctaatGGATATGATTGCATcttagactaaagggtatgggggccggctgaggccggctaggaccggcgccggtcccccacaccgcccccctgggcTCGGCTCGGCACAACCGGCACCTTACAGCCGGGGTAGCCGGTCCTCCCTCCTCCttccttctctcacatatacatatacatacatacatatatatacacaaagggGTTCATTCCCCACCCCTTAGGTCCATCCTCTCCAAGCCACTCCTACGTGGCGccgacgtggcggcccatcccttggggatgaggctctccataccccTTAGTCTTAACCTTTCTACTCAAAAAATCTTCCATTATATCCTAACCCTAAAACTATAACGTGATTTTAATAAAATTGTTCTTTTTTCACTTAAACGAACCTAACACAAAATTCCTGATGATTGGAATAGTTCAAGTGGACTCAGGTCTATTTTTAGTCAAAAATGCGAACATGTTAGCTAAACAAATCGTTTCCATTTCAACCCGGTGGAGTAGCATGTTACAGGTTAGCCCGTTCGACccaattatttatatatttttcttaAATGCGTTTTTAATGAAATAATTTATATAAATTGTGACCTAAACGCATTTTggataaaataaatacaaaatatattttgAATTCTAAATACACACAAAAAAAGTTGATTATCGTGTTCGTGCCAACCCACGCATTAGCGCAGGTTAGAGAGAGGGGGGCTCCAAACTTTTCGCTCGCTCAGTAGTGTAATAATTTGGTTtccgtatagaaatttttgggtatatacattattgacccccggttctatagaaatttttgggtatatacgttttcgacccctcatCGAAAATCTCAACCTTCCAATCTTCGCCACTGAACCCACGCAGCCACGCTACAGATGTCATGTTCAAGTTCATATGACAATTTCCTTGTTCGTGTCAAGTTTAACACATCAAAATATGCAATGATCACGAACTGTAAACAGCCCTATATTTTCAATCCGAACTGCTAATATTAGCAAGTTAtctttaaattcaaatttcagaAACAGAAGTAAAATACAACCCAAGGAAAATCCAGCAAACCAGATAGAAGAATGCATTGTCTATTCTGTATATATTTCATAAGAGCTTTCCAACataacaatcaacaacaaaacCTTTTAGAATCTACACCTATCGGTACAGAATCGGCTACACTTAATATGGTGATCAACTCTTAAAATTTCATCTACTGTCAAAGCTTAATTCCAAATCACACGTCAGCAGGACGAAAACATAAGCCATTCGAGCTAGGTTAGTTAAACCTCTCCGGGCTGCGGCTACGAGCCCTACTCCATCCTGAACCATTATTGCCGTAACCACCCCTATTGCTgtaacaacaataataaaaaagGCATCAAAATTTGCATCTGCCAAAAAATAGTTGTAGCAAAAAAAAACTTCGGTTTCCGTACCTGTCACGACCTCCACCCCTACCCGAATTCCAACTACTCCTTCCACCAAAGCTTGATTCAGATCTACCTCCACGTCCTCCACGACCACCAAAGTTTGAATCAGATCGTCCTCCACGACCACCAAAACCAGAACCAGGACCAGAACCCCATCGTTTAAACTTGCCACCCATCCCACCACCACGTGCCGCCATGCCTTGAAGTTCCGTTGGGACAAGCTGATTCGCACCTTTTAATAATTTGATTAGATCCGAAGCGTGTTTTGCATCCTGGTCCCCAAAAAAGGTATATGCCTCTCCGGTTGCACCTGCCCTACCAGTCCTTCCAATTCGGTGCACATAATCCTCCACACCAGTAGGGAAGTCGTAGTTGATCACCACCCTGTAAACAATTAACGGAAAAAACAGCATTTAACTAGGGGTGTTCATTATTCGGTTATAACCTAATTAGCCTAAAACCAAACCAAATTCGAAACCGAAAAAAACCCAACGGAATAAAAATTCGGTTAATTGCTTCGGTTCGTAACCGTAACCGATTTCAAATTCATGTTGACATTTTCTTAAATTAGTGCAATTTGGCTAAACCGAATTGACCGAGTTAaccaattttattttttatataattatatatatgtatCTATGTTAAGTGTTAATTTTAGCCGATGTCCATACCTAAGCCCAAATCCATCTTTACCCGTTGACCCATTACAAAAGATCAaaacaataaaagaaaccatAAATCCTAGTCATAACTCTTTTTTGTTTTACACTTGTTTGAAGTTTGTACTTTTGTTTTAGacttgtttagttgtttgaaCTTATAAGTTCTGATATAGTTTTTTGAGTCATAAACAGGTTTGAAAATATACTCGGTTTTTAACCGAAACCGTAACCAAATTCATATTGGTTATTCAGTTCGGTTAGGCAATATTCCAATTCGGTTTGGTTACAacaaaaaatagaataaaaaacGAATTAACCAAATGGAATTAATTGTAAACTGAACCATCGGACACCCCTACATTTAACAACTATGCAATCGATTTCTTAATAAAAAATAATGTTACTTTACCTGATATCCTTGATATCTAGTCCACGAGCAGCAACATCTGTTGCTACAAGCACCGGAGACCTGCCGGTACGAAACTGATTCAACACGTAATCTCTCTCCCCTTGAGATTTGTCTCCATGAATAGCAGCAGCAGAAAACTGGCGGGTCAAGTTGCGAGCCAGCTGGTCACACATCCTTTTGGTTGAACAAAATATGATGACCTTCGCTCTCTGTTCTTGAGATCTTAAAATTTGTTCCACTCGTCTATGTTTCTCCGTGGGAGCCAAAACCTCAACAAACTGCAACCAAACAAATTTCATTTACAAAGGCTCAATTAATATATCACTAAAATTAGGGGTGTATGCCGTTTGGTTCGGTTTTCGGTCTTTGAAAACCTTTTGGTTTTCTCAGTTTTGGTTTTTTCTGTTATAGCAATggttcggtttggttcggttttttcggatTTTGGAACAAGATTACATAAGATTAAAAAATAAAAGGTATAATCCAAGATTTAAGAATCTTTCTTGGATGTTTACATTTACATTATTATATTTAACCTTTTCAATTAATACTTTttacataaacctaaccttctaatctatttttatgtttctccaaagtttttattaaaatattttcttttatgaTAAATTTTGTTATTTCATGTAGGCAATGGATAAATTATTCCACAAAAAATAAACACGTTAATGTTTTCATTACAAACACTTAACATTcaagaaaaatattaaaaattcctaaatcaatatataacaaacattaaaatataattttttaggtTGCTCGGTTCGGCTTTTTTCAGTTTTTATAAAATGCAAAACCGTAACCGAACCGTGAATTTTGGTTCCGTTTTTTGTGTGGTTCGCTTAAATCGGTTTTCTGCTCATCCCAAGTAAAATACAATATGTACAGTACAGATGCAATACAAATCATATGTGTACCTGAGTGATGGACTTATTGGCAACAAGCTCGTTAACGTTGCCGATGTTGACCTGAACGGGATTAACCAACAAATCCGCAGCTATCTTGCGAACCTCCTTTGGCCATGTGGCGGTGTACATAAGTGTCTGACGACGCGCGGGAACCTCCTTGACGATTTTCCTAATCTGCGGTTCGAAACCCATGTCTAACATCCGGTCTGCTTCATCCAACACCAAATAACTAATCTGACTAAGGCTTATTTTTCTCATCTCCAAGATATCATTCAAACGACCCGGAGTTGCAACCACGATATCAGTCCCGCGCTCCAACTCTCTTAGTTGCGGGCCCTTTGGCGCTCCTCCATACAAACACTACAATCACAACAAAAAATCAGGATAAGCTTTTACATTACAAAGAACTAGGCGATAAAAAAACATACGGTGCACTGAATCTTTGACGATCTTCCGAACTTGACTGCTTCGGCTTGTATCTGGGTAGCCAGTTCTCTAGTGGGTGACAAAACCAAGACGGTTGGACCCATGTGACGGTTTCTTTGCACTCGTTGAAGGTGAATAAATCCAGGAAGTAAGTAACCCAAGGTCTTTCCGGAGCCCGTCTTTGCAATGGCTACGATGTCACGACTTTGAAGGGCAACAGGCCATGATTGTGCTTGTATTGGAGTCGGGGATGTAAACCCGGCAGCAAGTACCTAAAAAGGCAAATCCATGAAAGCTGATGAAACTTCTGTGATTATAGGCCAGCATGGATAAAGCAGTAACATGTGTGGTAAATAATATATACCTCTCTAAGCAGCTCAGATGGAAACCCGGTATCTTCAAATGATGTAAAAGGTGGTGGAACGCTGTCTCCCTAAATAATTAAAATCCATATGTAAGATGTAACTGGAACAGAATTATAACGAAACAAATGATACGAGCCATATAACGCTTACGGTAACGGTTATCTCATGTTGCCGTCGATAAGCATCTGGAGATAAAGCACTTCCGGCTGAAGATCCAAGAAGTCCAGCAGCAATTACCCCACTCTGAGATACAATCAATAAAAAGCATTTACAAGTTAATCTAACATGTTAACACAAGATAACTGGAGTAATAATCAAAACAAAGTTTCACAAAGTATATGGTTGCACACTGCAGAACTTACGGGCACCATAG encodes the following:
- the LOC110912288 gene encoding DEAD-box ATP-dependent RNA helicase 46, whose amino-acid sequence is MAAPRYAPEDSTLPKPWKGLVDGTTGNIYYWNQDTDVTQYERPTVSNGPAQAIKSSMVPSGVIAAGLLGSSAGSALSPDAYRRQHEITVTGDSVPPPFTSFEDTGFPSELLREVLAAGFTSPTPIQAQSWPVALQSRDIVAIAKTGSGKTLGYLLPGFIHLQRVQRNRHMGPTVLVLSPTRELATQIQAEAVKFGRSSKIQCTCLYGGAPKGPQLRELERGTDIVVATPGRLNDILEMRKISLSQISYLVLDEADRMLDMGFEPQIRKIVKEVPARRQTLMYTATWPKEVRKIAADLLVNPVQVNIGNVNELVANKSITQFVEVLAPTEKHRRVEQILRSQEQRAKVIIFCSTKRMCDQLARNLTRQFSAAAIHGDKSQGERDYVLNQFRTGRSPVLVATDVAARGLDIKDIRVVINYDFPTGVEDYVHRIGRTGRAGATGEAYTFFGDQDAKHASDLIKLLKGANQLVPTELQGMAARGGGMGGKFKRWGSGPGSGFGGRGGRSDSNFGGRGGRGGRSESSFGGRSSWNSGRGGGRDSNRGGYGNNGSGWSRARSRSPERFN